The following are encoded together in the Citrus sinensis cultivar Valencia sweet orange chromosome 1, DVS_A1.0, whole genome shotgun sequence genome:
- the LOC102610500 gene encoding peptidyl-prolyl cis-trans isomerase CYP95 isoform X1 — MAKKKSLLVFMDVSIDGDPVERMVFELFSDIAPKTAENFRALCTGEKGIGPRTGKPLHYKGSFFHRVIKGSMAEGGDFVKRDGTSGESIYEGKFPDESPRLKHDRPGLLSMSIADRDTLGSQFIITFKANHSLDRKYVVFGELVQGHEILKKIENVGDEEGRLTVTVKIINCGEVSEDKKKGNKLRAGKDASLDGGNHEARKKGKHKKSSRNKRRKRRRYSSSDSETSSDSETESSESDIDSDSYMSSSSDVSSSSDDRRKKKKRSSKRDKHRRGKRRDRRRDKKRKRRDKRSKRRSRRSSDSLTDTDSDGKSDSSSEDDVLHVEGKDRKQKEPSRIAVGNKSALAAEEAASFLQRKREDDMFEKEEGEETPKENGEQRSNGIQAGAKSVRSDRQPDVVDDHPGKSRSRSMSPKRTLSKSMSISPRRGPSKSPSVSPNRSMGRTPSVSRSPPPQRRSISRSPLGSESSRSPARSFSRSPSRGKKDRSISMSPVRARSQRSLSRSPPRALSKISISKSPARILKGSISRSQSRSSQRSRSRSPVRSRRSVSRSPVRSSRRSVSRSPVRTTWRSISRSSGRAPRRSISRSPIRPPIRNSRRSYSRSPSPVRRARSPPSVRRSLSRSVSPDGSPKRIRRGRGFSQRYSYARRYRTPSPDRSPIRSYRYGGRGDRDRYSSYRRYSPRRYRSPPRGRTPPRYRSRRSRTRSVSISRSPRYRSRRRSRSYSPIQSHSPVEISRSRVSPRNERRRSPSWSRSASESRSSLDSQSPKRTSKARSRSSSGSPDGRKGLVSYEDGSPDSGR; from the exons ATGGCAAAGAAGAAGAGTCTGCTCGTTTTTATGGATGTTTCAATTGATGGCGATCCTGTTGAAAGAATGGTTTTTGAG CTTTTCTCTGATATTGCTCCCAAGACTGCAGAAAATTTTCGAGCACTTTGTACAG GGGAGAAGGGAATTGGTCCTAGAACTGGAAAACCATTGCACTACAAGGGGTCCTTTTTCCATCGTGTCATTAAAGGTTCCATGGCTGAG GGCGGTGACTTTGTAAAAAGAGATG GGACTAGTGGAGAAAGCATTTATGAGGGGAAATTTCCTG ATGAGTCACCGAGGCTAAAACATGATAGACCTGGCCTTTTATCCATGTCTATTGCTGATCGTGACACACTAGGTTCTCAGTTCATCATCACCTTTAAGGCTAATCATAGTCTTGACAG GAAGTATGTAGTTTTTGGGGAGCTTGTGCAAGGACACGAGATactgaaaaaaattgaaaatgttgGCGATGAAGAAGGGAGACTTACTGTAACAGTGAAGATAATCAATTGTGGTGAAGTTAGCGAGG ataaaaagaaaggaaataaattgAGGGCAGGAAAGGATGCTTCCCTGGATGGTGGCAATCATGAAGCACGGAAGAAGGGAAAGCACAAGAAATCTTCAAGAAATAAGAGGAGGAAGAGAAGACGTTACTCCTCGTCTGATTCAGAGACCTCTTCAGATTCTGAGACGGAATCATCTGAATCTGATATCGATTCTGACTCGTACATGTCCTCTTCGTCAGATGTTAGTTCTTCTAGTGATGATAGacgtaaaaagaaaaagagatcttCTAAAAGAGACAAACATAGGCGTGGAAAGAGAAGAGATAGACGCCGGGATAAAAAACGTAAGAGGCGTGATAAGAGATCCAAGCGCAGATCAAGAAG GTCATCAGATAGTCTCACAGACACCGACAGTGATGGTAAAAGTGATAGTAGCAGTGAAGATGATGTTCTTCATGTTGAAGGAAAAGACCGGAAACAAAAAGAACCTTCTCGGATAGCAG TTGGCAATAAGTCTGCTCTGGCTGCAGAGGAAGCTGCTTCCTTTCTGCAGAGAAAGAGGGAGGATGATATGTTTGAAAAGGAAGAAGGTGAAGAAACTCCCAAGGAAAATGGTGAACAGCGGAGCAATGGCATTCAAGCAGGTGCTAAATCTGTCAGATCAGATAGACAGCCTGATGTGGTGGATGATCATCCAGGCAAATCTAG GAGCCGAAGCATGAGTCCTAAGAGGACCTTGAGTAAGAGTATGAGTATTAGTCCCAGGAGGGGCCCGAGCAAGAGCCCTAGTGTTAGTCCAAACCGAAGTATGGGCCGTACACCGAGTGTGAGTAGAAGTCCACCTCCACAGAGGAGGAGTATCAGCAGAAGCCCTCTTGGAAGCGAAAGTAGTAGGAGCCCTGCTAGGAGTTTCAGTAGAAGCCCATCAAGGGGCAAGAAGGACAGGAGCATCAGCATGAGCCCAGTGAGAGCCAGGTCTCAAAGAAGCTTGAGCAGGAGCCCTCCAAGAGCATTATCGAAAATATCTATCAGCAAAAGCCCCGCAAGAATTTTAAAAGGAAGCATAAGCAGGAGCCAAAGTAGATCTTCTCAGagaagcagaagcagaagcCCGGTCCGATCTCGAAGAAGTGTGAGTAGAAGTCCTGTCAGATCTTCTCGGCGAAGTGTGAGCAGAAGCCCAGTTAGAACTACTTGGAGAAGCATAAGCAGAAGCTCAGGCAGGGCTCCTAGGAGAAGCATTAGCAGAAGCCCGATTAGGCCACCAATTCGGAACAGTCGTCGCAGTTATTCAAGGAGCCCTAGCCCCGTGCGAAGGGCAAGGTCACCTCCTTCAGTTCGAAGAAGTTTATCCAGAAGTGTTTCCCCTGATGGTTCGCCCAAGCGCATCAGGAGAGGCCGAGGTTTCAGTCAGCGCTACTCTTATGCGCGAAGGTACAGAACCCCCTCACCAGATCGCTCTCCCATCAGGTCTTATCGATATGGTGGTAGAGGTGATCGTGACAG ATATTCAAGTTATAGGAGATACTCGCCTAGGCGCTATAGGAGTCCACCTAGAGGAAGAACTCCACCAAG ATACAGAAGCAGGAGAAGCCGGACTCGAAGTGTCTCTATATCACGTAGCCCCCGCTACCGAAGCCGTCGACGTAGCCGCAGCTATAGCCCCATCCAAAGCCATTCACCAGTTGAAATTTCCAGATCTCGTGTCTCTCCAAGGAATGAAAGGCGAAGGTCACCTTCTTGGAGTAGGAGCGCTTCGGAGTCACGGTCTTCGCTCGACTCCCAATCACCAAAGCGGACAAGCAAAGCACGTTCAAGATCATCATCGGGAAGCCCAGACGGGAGGAAGGGCCTGGTCTCATATGAAGATGGTTCTCCTGATTCAGGCCGGTGA
- the LOC102610500 gene encoding peptidyl-prolyl cis-trans isomerase CYP95 isoform X2, producing MAKKKSLLVFMDVSIDGDPVERMVFELFSDIAPKTAENFRALCTGEKGIGPRTGKPLHYKGSFFHRVIKGSMAEGGDFVKRDGTSGESIYEGKFPDESPRLKHDRPGLLSMSIADRDTLGSQFIITFKANHSLDRKYVVFGELVQGHEILKKIENVGDEEGRLTVTVKIINCGEVSEDKKKGNKLRAGKDASLDGGNHEARKKGKHKKSSRNKRRKRRRYSSSDSETSSDSETESSESDIDSDSYMSSSSDVSSSSDDRRKKKKRSSKRDKHRRGKRRDRRRDKKRKRRDKRSKRRSRRSSDSLTDTDSDGKSDSSSEDDVLHVEGKDRKQKEPSRIAEEAASFLQRKREDDMFEKEEGEETPKENGEQRSNGIQAGAKSVRSDRQPDVVDDHPGKSRSRSMSPKRTLSKSMSISPRRGPSKSPSVSPNRSMGRTPSVSRSPPPQRRSISRSPLGSESSRSPARSFSRSPSRGKKDRSISMSPVRARSQRSLSRSPPRALSKISISKSPARILKGSISRSQSRSSQRSRSRSPVRSRRSVSRSPVRSSRRSVSRSPVRTTWRSISRSSGRAPRRSISRSPIRPPIRNSRRSYSRSPSPVRRARSPPSVRRSLSRSVSPDGSPKRIRRGRGFSQRYSYARRYRTPSPDRSPIRSYRYGGRGDRDRYSSYRRYSPRRYRSPPRGRTPPRYRSRRSRTRSVSISRSPRYRSRRRSRSYSPIQSHSPVEISRSRVSPRNERRRSPSWSRSASESRSSLDSQSPKRTSKARSRSSSGSPDGRKGLVSYEDGSPDSGR from the exons ATGGCAAAGAAGAAGAGTCTGCTCGTTTTTATGGATGTTTCAATTGATGGCGATCCTGTTGAAAGAATGGTTTTTGAG CTTTTCTCTGATATTGCTCCCAAGACTGCAGAAAATTTTCGAGCACTTTGTACAG GGGAGAAGGGAATTGGTCCTAGAACTGGAAAACCATTGCACTACAAGGGGTCCTTTTTCCATCGTGTCATTAAAGGTTCCATGGCTGAG GGCGGTGACTTTGTAAAAAGAGATG GGACTAGTGGAGAAAGCATTTATGAGGGGAAATTTCCTG ATGAGTCACCGAGGCTAAAACATGATAGACCTGGCCTTTTATCCATGTCTATTGCTGATCGTGACACACTAGGTTCTCAGTTCATCATCACCTTTAAGGCTAATCATAGTCTTGACAG GAAGTATGTAGTTTTTGGGGAGCTTGTGCAAGGACACGAGATactgaaaaaaattgaaaatgttgGCGATGAAGAAGGGAGACTTACTGTAACAGTGAAGATAATCAATTGTGGTGAAGTTAGCGAGG ataaaaagaaaggaaataaattgAGGGCAGGAAAGGATGCTTCCCTGGATGGTGGCAATCATGAAGCACGGAAGAAGGGAAAGCACAAGAAATCTTCAAGAAATAAGAGGAGGAAGAGAAGACGTTACTCCTCGTCTGATTCAGAGACCTCTTCAGATTCTGAGACGGAATCATCTGAATCTGATATCGATTCTGACTCGTACATGTCCTCTTCGTCAGATGTTAGTTCTTCTAGTGATGATAGacgtaaaaagaaaaagagatcttCTAAAAGAGACAAACATAGGCGTGGAAAGAGAAGAGATAGACGCCGGGATAAAAAACGTAAGAGGCGTGATAAGAGATCCAAGCGCAGATCAAGAAG GTCATCAGATAGTCTCACAGACACCGACAGTGATGGTAAAAGTGATAGTAGCAGTGAAGATGATGTTCTTCATGTTGAAGGAAAAGACCGGAAACAAAAAGAACCTTCTCGGATAGCAG AGGAAGCTGCTTCCTTTCTGCAGAGAAAGAGGGAGGATGATATGTTTGAAAAGGAAGAAGGTGAAGAAACTCCCAAGGAAAATGGTGAACAGCGGAGCAATGGCATTCAAGCAGGTGCTAAATCTGTCAGATCAGATAGACAGCCTGATGTGGTGGATGATCATCCAGGCAAATCTAG GAGCCGAAGCATGAGTCCTAAGAGGACCTTGAGTAAGAGTATGAGTATTAGTCCCAGGAGGGGCCCGAGCAAGAGCCCTAGTGTTAGTCCAAACCGAAGTATGGGCCGTACACCGAGTGTGAGTAGAAGTCCACCTCCACAGAGGAGGAGTATCAGCAGAAGCCCTCTTGGAAGCGAAAGTAGTAGGAGCCCTGCTAGGAGTTTCAGTAGAAGCCCATCAAGGGGCAAGAAGGACAGGAGCATCAGCATGAGCCCAGTGAGAGCCAGGTCTCAAAGAAGCTTGAGCAGGAGCCCTCCAAGAGCATTATCGAAAATATCTATCAGCAAAAGCCCCGCAAGAATTTTAAAAGGAAGCATAAGCAGGAGCCAAAGTAGATCTTCTCAGagaagcagaagcagaagcCCGGTCCGATCTCGAAGAAGTGTGAGTAGAAGTCCTGTCAGATCTTCTCGGCGAAGTGTGAGCAGAAGCCCAGTTAGAACTACTTGGAGAAGCATAAGCAGAAGCTCAGGCAGGGCTCCTAGGAGAAGCATTAGCAGAAGCCCGATTAGGCCACCAATTCGGAACAGTCGTCGCAGTTATTCAAGGAGCCCTAGCCCCGTGCGAAGGGCAAGGTCACCTCCTTCAGTTCGAAGAAGTTTATCCAGAAGTGTTTCCCCTGATGGTTCGCCCAAGCGCATCAGGAGAGGCCGAGGTTTCAGTCAGCGCTACTCTTATGCGCGAAGGTACAGAACCCCCTCACCAGATCGCTCTCCCATCAGGTCTTATCGATATGGTGGTAGAGGTGATCGTGACAG ATATTCAAGTTATAGGAGATACTCGCCTAGGCGCTATAGGAGTCCACCTAGAGGAAGAACTCCACCAAG ATACAGAAGCAGGAGAAGCCGGACTCGAAGTGTCTCTATATCACGTAGCCCCCGCTACCGAAGCCGTCGACGTAGCCGCAGCTATAGCCCCATCCAAAGCCATTCACCAGTTGAAATTTCCAGATCTCGTGTCTCTCCAAGGAATGAAAGGCGAAGGTCACCTTCTTGGAGTAGGAGCGCTTCGGAGTCACGGTCTTCGCTCGACTCCCAATCACCAAAGCGGACAAGCAAAGCACGTTCAAGATCATCATCGGGAAGCCCAGACGGGAGGAAGGGCCTGGTCTCATATGAAGATGGTTCTCCTGATTCAGGCCGGTGA
- the LOC102610500 gene encoding peptidyl-prolyl cis-trans isomerase CYP95 isoform X3 translates to MSIADRDTLGSQFIITFKANHSLDRKYVVFGELVQGHEILKKIENVGDEEGRLTVTVKIINCGEVSEDKKKGNKLRAGKDASLDGGNHEARKKGKHKKSSRNKRRKRRRYSSSDSETSSDSETESSESDIDSDSYMSSSSDVSSSSDDRRKKKKRSSKRDKHRRGKRRDRRRDKKRKRRDKRSKRRSRRSSDSLTDTDSDGKSDSSSEDDVLHVEGKDRKQKEPSRIAVGNKSALAAEEAASFLQRKREDDMFEKEEGEETPKENGEQRSNGIQAGAKSVRSDRQPDVVDDHPGKSRSRSMSPKRTLSKSMSISPRRGPSKSPSVSPNRSMGRTPSVSRSPPPQRRSISRSPLGSESSRSPARSFSRSPSRGKKDRSISMSPVRARSQRSLSRSPPRALSKISISKSPARILKGSISRSQSRSSQRSRSRSPVRSRRSVSRSPVRSSRRSVSRSPVRTTWRSISRSSGRAPRRSISRSPIRPPIRNSRRSYSRSPSPVRRARSPPSVRRSLSRSVSPDGSPKRIRRGRGFSQRYSYARRYRTPSPDRSPIRSYRYGGRGDRDRYSSYRRYSPRRYRSPPRGRTPPRYRSRRSRTRSVSISRSPRYRSRRRSRSYSPIQSHSPVEISRSRVSPRNERRRSPSWSRSASESRSSLDSQSPKRTSKARSRSSSGSPDGRKGLVSYEDGSPDSGR, encoded by the exons ATGTCTATTGCTGATCGTGACACACTAGGTTCTCAGTTCATCATCACCTTTAAGGCTAATCATAGTCTTGACAG GAAGTATGTAGTTTTTGGGGAGCTTGTGCAAGGACACGAGATactgaaaaaaattgaaaatgttgGCGATGAAGAAGGGAGACTTACTGTAACAGTGAAGATAATCAATTGTGGTGAAGTTAGCGAGG ataaaaagaaaggaaataaattgAGGGCAGGAAAGGATGCTTCCCTGGATGGTGGCAATCATGAAGCACGGAAGAAGGGAAAGCACAAGAAATCTTCAAGAAATAAGAGGAGGAAGAGAAGACGTTACTCCTCGTCTGATTCAGAGACCTCTTCAGATTCTGAGACGGAATCATCTGAATCTGATATCGATTCTGACTCGTACATGTCCTCTTCGTCAGATGTTAGTTCTTCTAGTGATGATAGacgtaaaaagaaaaagagatcttCTAAAAGAGACAAACATAGGCGTGGAAAGAGAAGAGATAGACGCCGGGATAAAAAACGTAAGAGGCGTGATAAGAGATCCAAGCGCAGATCAAGAAG GTCATCAGATAGTCTCACAGACACCGACAGTGATGGTAAAAGTGATAGTAGCAGTGAAGATGATGTTCTTCATGTTGAAGGAAAAGACCGGAAACAAAAAGAACCTTCTCGGATAGCAG TTGGCAATAAGTCTGCTCTGGCTGCAGAGGAAGCTGCTTCCTTTCTGCAGAGAAAGAGGGAGGATGATATGTTTGAAAAGGAAGAAGGTGAAGAAACTCCCAAGGAAAATGGTGAACAGCGGAGCAATGGCATTCAAGCAGGTGCTAAATCTGTCAGATCAGATAGACAGCCTGATGTGGTGGATGATCATCCAGGCAAATCTAG GAGCCGAAGCATGAGTCCTAAGAGGACCTTGAGTAAGAGTATGAGTATTAGTCCCAGGAGGGGCCCGAGCAAGAGCCCTAGTGTTAGTCCAAACCGAAGTATGGGCCGTACACCGAGTGTGAGTAGAAGTCCACCTCCACAGAGGAGGAGTATCAGCAGAAGCCCTCTTGGAAGCGAAAGTAGTAGGAGCCCTGCTAGGAGTTTCAGTAGAAGCCCATCAAGGGGCAAGAAGGACAGGAGCATCAGCATGAGCCCAGTGAGAGCCAGGTCTCAAAGAAGCTTGAGCAGGAGCCCTCCAAGAGCATTATCGAAAATATCTATCAGCAAAAGCCCCGCAAGAATTTTAAAAGGAAGCATAAGCAGGAGCCAAAGTAGATCTTCTCAGagaagcagaagcagaagcCCGGTCCGATCTCGAAGAAGTGTGAGTAGAAGTCCTGTCAGATCTTCTCGGCGAAGTGTGAGCAGAAGCCCAGTTAGAACTACTTGGAGAAGCATAAGCAGAAGCTCAGGCAGGGCTCCTAGGAGAAGCATTAGCAGAAGCCCGATTAGGCCACCAATTCGGAACAGTCGTCGCAGTTATTCAAGGAGCCCTAGCCCCGTGCGAAGGGCAAGGTCACCTCCTTCAGTTCGAAGAAGTTTATCCAGAAGTGTTTCCCCTGATGGTTCGCCCAAGCGCATCAGGAGAGGCCGAGGTTTCAGTCAGCGCTACTCTTATGCGCGAAGGTACAGAACCCCCTCACCAGATCGCTCTCCCATCAGGTCTTATCGATATGGTGGTAGAGGTGATCGTGACAG ATATTCAAGTTATAGGAGATACTCGCCTAGGCGCTATAGGAGTCCACCTAGAGGAAGAACTCCACCAAG ATACAGAAGCAGGAGAAGCCGGACTCGAAGTGTCTCTATATCACGTAGCCCCCGCTACCGAAGCCGTCGACGTAGCCGCAGCTATAGCCCCATCCAAAGCCATTCACCAGTTGAAATTTCCAGATCTCGTGTCTCTCCAAGGAATGAAAGGCGAAGGTCACCTTCTTGGAGTAGGAGCGCTTCGGAGTCACGGTCTTCGCTCGACTCCCAATCACCAAAGCGGACAAGCAAAGCACGTTCAAGATCATCATCGGGAAGCCCAGACGGGAGGAAGGGCCTGGTCTCATATGAAGATGGTTCTCCTGATTCAGGCCGGTGA
- the LOC102619818 gene encoding ammonium transporter 2 member 5: protein MSNSSFYLPENLAPDDASPGWMNKADNAWQLTAATLVGMQSVPGLVILYGGAVKKKWAVNSAFMALYAFACVLVCWVLWGYRMSFGTERYIAFWGAPNVSLGENYLLQKAFLGKFPNATMVYFQFVFAAITLILIAGAVLGRMNFYAWMMFVPLWLTFSYTIGAFSIWCPDGWLSKLGLLDYSGGYVIHLSSGVAGYTAAFWVGPRLTRDRERFPPNNILLMLAGAGLLWMGWTGFNGGDPYVISTDASLAVLNTHVCTATSLITWLLLDRIFFGKTSVIGAVQGMITGLVCITPAAGIVQGWAAIIMGLCSGSIPWFTMMVVHKRSAMLQKVDDTMAVLHTHAVAGSLGGLLTGVFAEPKLNYLFYGYYAQYVGLFYGFDMGKVATGFRQIGIQLLGILFVVALNITTTSLICLFIRILVPLRMSEEDMEIGDEAAHGEEAYAIWGEGDGSENSRYDVELPVSTKNRAA from the exons ATGAGCAATTCATCATTTTATCTCCCGGAAAATCTTGCCCCGGATGATGCAAGTCCGGGATGGATGAACAAAGCTGACAACGCATGGCAGCTCACAGCAGCGACACTCGTTGGTATGCAAAGTGTTCCGGGGCTTGTGATTCTATACGGAGGGGCAGTGAAGAAGAAATGGGCAGTGAATTCTGCTTTCATGGCACTCTATGCATTTGCTTGTGTTCTTGTTTGCTGGGTTCTTTGGGGCTACAGAATGTCTTTTGGGACCGAAAGGTATATAGCATTCTGGGGAGCTCCAAATGTTTCCTTAGGCGAAAATTATCTCCTTCAGAAGGCATTTCTTGGAAAGTTTCCCAATGCGACTATGGTGTACTTCCAGTTTGTTTTCGCCGCAATCactttgattttgattgcTGGCGCCGTGTTGGGACGCATGAATTTTTACGCTTGGATGATGTTTGTCCCACTATGGCTTACTTTCTCGTACACAATTGGAGCTTTCAGTATATGGTGTCCCGATGGCTGGCTCTCCAAGCTAGGATTATTGGATTACTCCGGCGGCTATGTGATTCATCTATCTTCTGGAGTTGCTGGTTACACCGCCGCATTTTGG GTCGGTCCACGTCTAACCAGGGACAGGGAAAGATTTCCTCCGAATAATATCCTTCTAATGTTAGCGGGAGCAGGGCTGCTCTGGATGGGATGGACGGGGTTCAATGGAGGAGACCCTTATGTCATAAGCACGGATGCTTCCCTGGCAGTTTTAAACACTCATGTCTGCACCGCAACAAGCTTGATCACTTGGCTCTTGCTGGATCGTATATTTTTTGGCAAAACTTCTGTCATTGGCGCTGTTCAAGGCATGATCACTGGTCTAGTTTGCATCACCCCAGCAGCCG GGATTGTGCAAGGATGGGCAGCAATTATAATGGGACTATGCTCTGGCTCAATTCCGTGGTTCACAATGATGGTTGTGCACAAAAGATCCGCCATGCTACAGAAAGTTGACGACACAATGGCAGTTCTACACACTCATGCTGTTGCCGGCAGCCTAGGGGGATTACTAACTGGTGTCTTCGCAGAACCAAAGCTGAACTATTTGTTTTACGGTTACTATGCACAATATGTAGGCCTTTTTTATGGTTTTGATATGGGAAAAGTTGCCACTGGATTTCGACAAATAGGAATTCAACTGCTGggaattttatttgttgtggCACTTAACATCACTACCACGAGCTTAATCTGTCTTTTCATAAGAATATTAGTCCCTCTGAGAATGTCTGAGGAGGATATGGAGATTGGGGATGAAGCTGCTCACGGCGAAGAAGCTTATGCTATTTGGGGTGAAGGTGACGGGTCTGAGAATTCCAGATATGATGTTGAACTGCCGGTCAGTACAAAGAATAGAGCTGCCTAA